In a single window of the Amycolatopsis sp. cg5 genome:
- a CDS encoding response regulator transcription factor, with protein sequence MATVGLNQAVRSTPAGALPASMVPHPREELFSVLVVDDHPLLREAIAARLAQMGAGTVHEAATVAEARARATATGPCDLAILDLGLPDGSGIELVTELRSQGWPRVVVLASSDDPYAVRSAFQAGAQAYLLKSASPVVVTDGVRRVLEGGVYADPSVAPVLATGTRVAGTDNTPRELSAREVEVLQLVADGQSNKEIGEELSLSALTVKSHLSRIGRKLGTGDRAQMVALAMRAGVIR encoded by the coding sequence GTGGCTACCGTCGGCTTGAATCAGGCCGTCCGATCCACGCCAGCCGGTGCTTTGCCGGCGAGCATGGTTCCGCACCCGCGGGAAGAGCTTTTTTCCGTGCTGGTGGTCGATGACCACCCGCTGCTGAGGGAGGCAATAGCCGCAAGACTCGCACAAATGGGTGCGGGCACAGTTCACGAGGCCGCCACGGTGGCCGAGGCGAGGGCAAGGGCAACGGCCACTGGGCCGTGCGACCTGGCGATCCTCGACCTTGGCCTACCCGATGGCAGCGGCATTGAGCTGGTTACGGAACTCCGTAGCCAGGGCTGGCCACGTGTGGTTGTGCTCGCATCATCCGACGACCCGTACGCGGTCAGGTCGGCGTTCCAGGCCGGAGCTCAGGCATACCTGCTGAAATCCGCGTCGCCGGTGGTTGTCACCGACGGCGTGCGCAGGGTGCTCGAGGGCGGCGTGTACGCGGATCCGAGCGTGGCTCCGGTCCTGGCCACCGGCACGCGCGTTGCCGGCACCGACAACACCCCGCGCGAGCTTTCCGCGCGCGAGGTCGAGGTGCTGCAGCTCGTCGCCGACGGCCAGTCCAACAAGGAGATCGGAGAGGAACTCAGCCTCTCCGCGCTCACGGTGAAGTCGCACCTGTCCCGCATCGGGCGCAAGCTCGGGACCGGCGACAGGGCTCAGATGGTGGCGTTGGCGATGCGCGCAGGCGTTATTCGCTGA
- a CDS encoding DUF3000 domain-containing protein — MTAMTQAPELFREAVAALRSVVPRRELELETLRAPQRLAPWSYAISCESTGPADVLATGRLVLLHDPDGQDGWDGVLRLVLYVRAELDRELATDPFLPAVGWSWLTDALEASGATWTALGGTVTETSSARFGDISGPPRTDDLELRASWTPVDAQLRPHGEAFCQVMSSVVGLPPVGVTMFGQRQGS; from the coding sequence GTGACCGCGATGACGCAAGCGCCCGAGCTGTTCCGTGAAGCCGTGGCCGCACTGCGCTCTGTGGTGCCCCGCCGGGAACTCGAGCTCGAAACCCTGCGGGCACCCCAGCGCCTGGCGCCGTGGTCGTACGCGATCAGCTGCGAAAGCACAGGTCCGGCGGACGTGCTCGCCACCGGGCGGCTCGTGCTGCTCCACGACCCCGACGGCCAGGACGGCTGGGACGGCGTGCTCAGGCTTGTCCTTTATGTACGCGCGGAGCTCGACCGCGAGCTGGCGACCGACCCGTTCCTCCCGGCCGTGGGCTGGTCATGGCTGACCGACGCGCTCGAAGCCTCGGGCGCGACGTGGACGGCCTTGGGCGGGACCGTGACGGAGACCTCGTCCGCCCGCTTCGGCGACATCTCGGGCCCGCCGCGGACCGACGACCTGGAACTTCGCGCTTCCTGGACGCCGGTCGACGCCCAGCTGCGGCCGCACGGCGAGGCCTTCTGCCAGGTCATGTCGAGCGTGGTCGGCCTGCCGCCGGTCGGCGTGACCATGTTCGGCCAGCGCCAGGGCTCCTAG